The Brachyspira aalborgi genome has a segment encoding these proteins:
- a CDS encoding ABC transporter permease produces MKNQIINILEKDGFIKIFSSFLAIIIGLLLGLIILLISNPKDALPAFITILLGGFSGGSRGMGQVIYTATPLILTGLSVGFAFKNGLFNIGAPGQFIVGAYAAVLVAVKCVCLPSWLHWILALFVSFIAGGLWAYLPGILKAKFNVNEVISSIMMNYIGMYLVNYLVTLTVYDMLKNQSQNIPPSGTIPNMGLNAIFKGSSANGGFFIAILTVIIIYIILSKTTFGFELKACGLNKEASRYAGINEKRNIILSMVIAGALAGLGGGLLYLSGVGKHIEVVDILAEEGFMGIPIALLGLSHPFGILIAGIFIAYITVGGFYMQMHDFTPEVIEMIISSIIYFSAFALMFRSIAGFISKKLKKEN; encoded by the coding sequence ATGAAAAATCAAATAATTAATATACTCGAAAAAGACGGATTTATTAAAATATTTTCTTCTTTTCTTGCAATAATAATAGGACTTTTACTCGGACTAATAATACTTCTTATAAGCAATCCTAAAGACGCTTTGCCCGCTTTTATTACAATACTTTTGGGCGGATTTTCAGGCGGAAGCAGAGGAATGGGACAAGTTATATATACGGCTACTCCTTTAATATTAACGGGACTTTCGGTAGGTTTCGCTTTCAAAAACGGACTCTTTAATATAGGCGCTCCTGGACAATTTATAGTCGGAGCTTATGCGGCGGTTTTGGTTGCGGTAAAATGCGTTTGCCTTCCATCTTGGCTTCATTGGATTTTGGCTTTATTCGTTTCTTTTATCGCTGGCGGTTTATGGGCTTATTTGCCAGGAATTTTGAAAGCTAAATTTAATGTTAATGAAGTTATATCGAGCATTATGATGAATTATATAGGAATGTATTTGGTTAATTATCTTGTCACTCTAACGGTTTATGATATGTTAAAAAATCAATCTCAAAATATTCCGCCATCTGGAACAATTCCAAATATGGGATTAAACGCAATATTTAAAGGCTCAAGCGCAAACGGAGGATTTTTTATAGCGATTCTAACAGTTATAATAATTTATATAATTCTTTCAAAAACGACTTTCGGATTTGAGCTTAAAGCCTGCGGATTGAATAAAGAAGCTAGCAGATATGCGGGAATAAACGAAAAAAGAAATATAATTTTATCGATGGTTATAGCGGGAGCTTTAGCGGGACTCGGAGGAGGTTTATTATATTTATCTGGCGTTGGAAAACATATTGAAGTCGTAGACATTTTAGCTGAAGAAGGTTTTATGGGAATTCCTATAGCTTTATTAGGTTTATCGCATCCTTTTGGAATATTAATAGCGGGAATATTTATCGCTTATATAACGGTTGGAGGATTTTATATGCAAATGCATGATTTTACTCCCGAAGTTATAGAAATGATAATATCGTCTATAATTTATTTTAGCGCTTTCGCTTTAATGTTTAGAAGCATTGCAGGATTTATTTCTAAAAAACTTAAAAAAGAAAATTAA
- a CDS encoding tetratricopeptide repeat protein → MLKKALLMFLSLILLSFIASCKDNKNVQDDYINQIEREYQQSTNQDVILESNNFNSGPFYDDFSVNDYNQNNAPKKPTPTVRTSTPIRRGQRKATIYNFYSPWASTHKTDPLIIKEIRVMIANKEYTRARNYINNLDLNNLPVGVDLGQIYQFKGIVHYFLSKSNRANISIANESFKNVMNNTTIEKFKPLSLLWNGMLYQTYSTDMNELQSAVDLFDRVINEYPSTRFANDATFYKAVTLKKMGMAESEYNDLFLSVKRGGFADTLIFSQVVNDYVPANTLVDRELLR, encoded by the coding sequence ATGTTGAAAAAAGCTTTATTAATGTTTTTATCTTTAATACTATTATCTTTTATTGCCTCTTGTAAAGATAATAAAAATGTTCAGGATGATTATATAAATCAAATAGAACGAGAATATCAACAGTCTACTAATCAGGATGTTATTTTAGAATCGAATAATTTTAATTCAGGTCCTTTTTATGACGATTTTAGCGTTAATGATTATAATCAAAATAACGCCCCCAAAAAGCCGACTCCTACGGTTAGAACTTCAACGCCTATAAGGAGAGGACAAAGAAAAGCGACTATATACAATTTTTATAGTCCTTGGGCAAGCACGCATAAAACCGACCCTTTGATTATTAAAGAGATAAGAGTAATGATTGCAAATAAAGAATATACGAGAGCAAGAAATTATATAAATAATTTAGATTTGAATAATTTGCCTGTTGGAGTTGATTTGGGACAGATTTATCAATTTAAAGGAATAGTTCATTATTTTCTTTCAAAAAGCAATAGAGCAAATATATCTATAGCTAACGAATCGTTTAAAAATGTTATGAATAATACGACTATAGAAAAATTTAAACCTCTGTCTTTATTATGGAACGGAATGCTTTATCAAACTTATTCTACCGATATGAACGAATTACAAAGCGCGGTAGATTTATTTGATAGAGTTATTAACGAATATCCAAGCACAAGATTTGCAAACGATGCGACTTTCTATAAAGCGGTTACATTAAAGAAAATGGGAATGGCGGAAAGCGAATATAACGATTTATTCTTGTCGGTAAAACGAGGGGGCTTTGCGGATACTTTAATTTTCTCTCAAGTAGTTAATGATTATGTACCTGCAAATACTTTGGTAGATAGAGAATTATTAAGATAA
- the fliM gene encoding flagellar motor switch protein FliM produces the protein MTEVLSQSEIDALLSAISSGKSLDNIDTKRVEVEHRKIKIYDFKRPDKFSKDQIRTLQMMHENFARVTTTSLSAQLRTLVGIHVASVDQLTYEEFIRSVSNPSTLAMVSMDPLKGSSILEIDPSITFTIIDRLFGGPGESPKNLNRELTDIELSVMEGIIVRILGNLREAWSQVIDLRPRLGSIETNPQFAQMVSPNDMVVLITLETKVADVEGMMNFCIPYITIEPILSKLSAQYWYASVKRGSTIENLKIIKEKLQNIFVETSAELGSMQLPLSDILNLQKGDVVKFTDTKITDPVIFKVGTRKKFLCRPGISGSRMAVQLTGVMDNEADITEEDLLKEEE, from the coding sequence ATGACGGAAGTATTGTCTCAGAGCGAAATAGATGCTTTATTAAGCGCCATATCGTCAGGCAAAAGTTTGGATAATATCGATACCAAACGCGTTGAAGTAGAGCATAGAAAAATAAAAATTTACGATTTTAAGCGTCCTGATAAATTTTCAAAAGACCAAATTAGAACGCTTCAAATGATGCATGAGAATTTCGCCCGCGTTACCACTACTTCTTTATCGGCGCAATTAAGAACTTTAGTAGGAATCCATGTCGCAAGCGTTGACCAGCTTACCTACGAAGAGTTTATAAGAAGCGTAAGCAATCCTTCTACTTTGGCTATGGTTAGTATGGACCCTCTTAAAGGAAGTTCTATTTTAGAAATTGACCCTTCGATAACTTTTACTATTATAGACAGATTATTTGGAGGACCTGGAGAAAGTCCTAAAAATCTAAACAGAGAGTTAACCGATATCGAGCTTTCCGTTATGGAAGGAATCATAGTTAGAATATTAGGAAATTTAAGAGAAGCCTGGTCTCAAGTTATAGATTTAAGACCGCGTTTAGGCTCTATTGAAACGAATCCTCAATTCGCTCAAATGGTAAGCCCTAACGACATGGTTGTTTTAATTACTTTAGAGACTAAAGTTGCCGATGTTGAAGGTATGATGAATTTTTGTATTCCTTACATTACGATAGAACCTATACTTTCAAAATTATCGGCTCAATATTGGTATGCTTCGGTTAAAAGAGGAAGCACGATTGAAAACTTGAAAATTATTAAAGAGAAATTACAAAATATATTTGTTGAAACTTCGGCGGAACTTGGCTCTATGCAATTGCCACTTTCGGATATTCTCAATCTTCAAAAGGGAGATGTGGTTAAATTTACGGACACTAAAATCACCGACCCTGTTATATTTAAGGTTGGAACGAGAAAGAAATTTTTATGTCGCCCTGGTATTTCGGGCAGTAGAATGGCTGTTCAACTTACGGGAGTCATGGATAACGAGGCTGACATAACCGAAGAAGATTTATTAAAAGAGGAGGAATAA
- the fliN gene encoding flagellar motor switch protein FliN has protein sequence MISDGALSQDEIEALLKGSDEAFGGTETASDGNVDKQLFNEAAKIIADNQAFSLSSISTKTVTITNIATTIGNTTNLQQMLSGKMVEAKVSYTGSISGNAYYFMGEKESLAISSFMMGQKEEILNDMVAQALKEAFSQMIGSSDSALTSRFGGNFTNSPVETSILEDASKINISGSLAIVNGTATIEGEFENAPYVLAMELPLLQALIGNSKSSSGNSASNSNSGDSNNNEFEPSNQLGVQHAEFNSLMPAADIQGTGNIGLLMDVTMNMTVELGRATMTIRDILGLGEGSIIELQKLAGEPVDLLVNGKLIAKGEVVVIDENFGVRVTDIINPMDRLRNKAK, from the coding sequence ATGATAAGTGACGGCGCATTATCTCAAGATGAAATAGAAGCTTTGCTTAAAGGCTCTGATGAAGCGTTTGGCGGAACTGAAACAGCATCCGATGGAAATGTGGATAAACAACTTTTTAACGAGGCGGCTAAAATTATAGCGGATAATCAGGCTTTTTCATTATCTTCTATTTCCACGAAAACCGTGACTATAACAAATATTGCAACCACTATAGGAAATACTACAAATTTACAGCAAATGCTATCGGGTAAAATGGTAGAGGCTAAAGTGTCTTATACAGGTTCGATTAGCGGAAACGCTTATTATTTCATGGGCGAAAAAGAATCTTTGGCTATATCTTCTTTTATGATGGGACAAAAAGAAGAAATCTTAAACGATATGGTTGCGCAGGCATTGAAAGAAGCATTTTCTCAAATGATAGGCTCTTCAGATAGCGCTTTAACTTCAAGATTCGGAGGCAATTTTACAAATTCGCCTGTAGAAACTTCTATATTGGAAGATGCGTCTAAGATTAATATATCGGGCAGTTTGGCTATAGTTAATGGAACGGCTACAATAGAGGGAGAATTTGAAAACGCTCCTTATGTATTAGCTATGGAACTTCCTCTTTTGCAAGCTCTTATAGGAAATAGCAAATCTTCGAGCGGAAATTCTGCAAGCAATTCTAATAGCGGAGATTCTAATAATAATGAATTTGAACCTTCTAATCAATTAGGAGTTCAGCATGCAGAGTTTAATTCTCTAATGCCTGCGGCGGATATTCAAGGAACGGGAAATATCGGATTGCTTATGGATGTAACCATGAATATGACGGTTGAACTTGGAAGAGCGACTATGACTATTCGAGATATATTAGGACTTGGCGAAGGTTCGATTATAGAACTTCAAAAATTGGCTGGAGAACCCGTTGACTTATTAGTTAATGGAAAACTAATAGCTAAAGGCGAAGTTGTGGTTATAGATGAAAACTTTGGCGTTAGAGTTACCGATATTATCAATCCTATGGATAGATTAAGAAATAAAGCAAAATAA
- a CDS encoding ABC transporter ATP-binding protein has protein sequence MPNINEDYVVEMLGITKRFKGIIANDNITVQLKRGEIHALLGENGAGKSTLMSVLFGLYKQEEGIIKVNGKEVNIDNPNTANALGIGMVHQHFKLVHNFTALENIILGVETVKNGILKMDDARKKVLELSKTYGLEIYPDSLISDLTVGMQQRVEILKMLYRDNDILIFDEPTAVLTPNEIEELMKIMKSLTKEGKSILFITHKLNEIKEVADRCSVLRKGKYIGTIDVKEATKEEMSEMMVGRKISLVVEKSEAKPKDIILSAHDLNIKSHKSAKNIIKNVSFEVRAGEIVCIAGIDGNGQSELIYALTGLIELNSGNINLKGHDITDLSIRKKTLSGIGHIPEDRHKYGLVLDYTLGENLILQTYFTERFQNKGFLNFKEMENYSNSLIEKFDIRSAEGFKTIARSMSGGNQQKAIIAREIDREPDLLIAVQPTRGLDVGAIEYIHKELINQRDKGKAVLLVSLELDEVMNLSDRILVMFEGEIVANLYPNNLTVNELGLYMSGSKRSA, from the coding sequence ATGCCTAATATAAACGAAGATTATGTAGTCGAAATGCTCGGCATTACAAAAAGATTTAAGGGAATAATCGCAAACGATAATATTACCGTTCAATTAAAAAGAGGCGAAATTCATGCATTGCTCGGAGAAAACGGAGCGGGAAAATCAACTTTAATGAGCGTTCTATTCGGGCTTTATAAACAGGAAGAAGGAATCATAAAAGTTAATGGAAAAGAAGTTAATATTGATAACCCTAACACGGCAAACGCTTTGGGAATAGGAATGGTTCATCAGCATTTTAAACTCGTTCATAATTTTACCGCTTTAGAAAATATTATACTCGGAGTTGAAACCGTAAAAAACGGAATTTTAAAAATGGACGATGCAAGAAAAAAAGTTTTAGAATTAAGCAAAACTTACGGACTTGAAATTTATCCCGATTCTTTAATTAGCGATTTAACGGTTGGAATGCAACAGAGAGTTGAAATATTAAAAATGCTTTATAGAGATAACGATATACTTATATTTGACGAACCTACTGCAGTTTTAACGCCAAACGAAATAGAAGAATTAATGAAAATAATGAAATCGTTAACGAAAGAAGGAAAATCAATTTTATTTATAACTCATAAATTAAACGAAATAAAAGAGGTTGCCGATAGATGTTCCGTTTTACGAAAAGGAAAATATATAGGAACTATAGATGTAAAAGAAGCCACAAAAGAAGAAATGTCAGAAATGATGGTTGGAAGAAAAATATCTTTGGTAGTTGAAAAAAGCGAAGCTAAACCTAAAGATATAATTTTATCGGCTCATGATTTGAATATAAAATCTCATAAAAGCGCAAAGAATATCATTAAAAATGTTTCTTTTGAAGTAAGAGCGGGCGAGATAGTTTGCATAGCTGGAATAGACGGAAACGGACAGAGCGAATTAATATACGCATTAACGGGATTGATAGAATTAAATTCTGGAAACATAAACTTAAAAGGACATGATATTACCGATTTAAGCATTAGGAAAAAGACTTTAAGCGGAATAGGACATATTCCCGAAGACAGACATAAATACGGTTTAGTTTTGGATTATACTTTGGGAGAGAATTTAATTCTTCAAACTTATTTTACCGAAAGATTTCAAAATAAAGGATTTTTAAATTTTAAAGAAATGGAAAATTATTCAAATTCTTTAATAGAAAAATTCGATATAAGAAGCGCCGAAGGTTTTAAGACGATAGCAAGAAGTATGTCGGGCGGAAATCAGCAGAAAGCTATTATAGCAAGAGAAATTGACAGAGAACCCGATTTACTTATAGCCGTTCAACCTACTCGCGGACTCGATGTTGGAGCGATTGAATATATACATAAAGAGCTTATTAATCAGAGAGATAAAGGAAAGGCGGTTTTACTTGTTTCTTTAGAGCTTGACGAAGTAATGAATTTAAGCGATAGAATATTAGTTATGTTTGAAGGCGAAATAGTTGCAAATCTCTATCCTAACAATTTAACTGTAAACGAACTTGGATTATATATGTCTGGCTCAAAGAGAAGCGCATAA
- a CDS encoding MBL fold metallo-hydrolase, translated as MKVRFLGSRGSIPTPGNSFSEYGGNTSCIQVIDDDGNYIILDAGSGIKNLAYYVFKSEKTESILLLTHFHWDHIMGIPFFAPFFSNKYSFTIYGPKDTSGEMYDTINNILAKDYFPVSLEQFSQNLKFDAFFEGKKITFGNMLIEAIWVNHPCHTLSYKITSGNKTIVYLTDHEPYKKRMHEQHPSLEHYNHNADLLHARLIDYVRGADVLIIEGEYTKSEYYNGHVGWGHSTLNDAIQVGLDAEVPYVVIHHHNQDRTDSQIKLIYSKLLAFLQKENIDLQLAFAKEGSYIKI; from the coding sequence TTGAAAGTTAGATTTTTGGGAAGTAGAGGCTCAATACCGACCCCTGGTAATAGTTTTAGCGAATACGGAGGTAACACTTCTTGCATTCAAGTTATAGACGATGATGGAAATTATATCATACTTGACGCTGGAAGCGGAATAAAGAATCTTGCTTATTATGTTTTTAAATCGGAAAAAACCGAAAGCATATTATTATTAACGCATTTTCATTGGGACCATATAATGGGAATACCATTCTTCGCTCCTTTCTTTTCAAATAAATATAGTTTTACAATTTACGGACCAAAAGACACTTCGGGCGAAATGTATGATACGATAAATAATATACTTGCAAAAGATTATTTTCCCGTTAGTTTAGAACAGTTTTCACAAAATTTAAAATTTGACGCATTTTTTGAAGGAAAAAAAATAACTTTTGGAAATATGCTTATAGAAGCGATATGGGTTAATCATCCTTGCCATACTTTATCTTATAAAATAACATCGGGAAATAAAACCATAGTTTATTTAACAGACCATGAACCTTATAAAAAAAGAATGCATGAACAACATCCTTCTTTAGAACATTATAATCATAACGCCGATTTACTTCATGCAAGATTAATAGATTATGTTAGAGGAGCGGATGTTTTAATAATAGAAGGAGAATATACGAAAAGCGAATATTATAACGGACATGTCGGTTGGGGACATTCCACTTTAAATGACGCTATTCAAGTCGGACTCGATGCTGAAGTTCCTTATGTCGTTATTCATCATCATAATCAAGATAGAACGGATTCTCAAATCAAATTAATATACAGCAAATTATTAGCATTTTTGCAAAAAGAAAATATAGATTTGCAATTAGCTTTTGCCAAAGAAGGCTCTTATATAAAAATTTAA
- a CDS encoding ABC transporter permease, producing the protein METIYFLVQQTMLFSIPLLLVALGGMFSERSGVVNIALEGIMIIGAFTGIFFISRFGNLFSPTITLFIAIIISALSGLIFSLLHAYASINMSADQVISGTALNIFAPAFAIYVTRAIQVVQQISFVNNFRIESVPILGNIPIIGNLLFKNAYITTYLGFIILALSWFALYKTRFGLRLRSCGEHPQAADSVGINVYKMRYFGVAISGALAGIGGLVFVIPTSTNFNATVAGYGFLALAVLIFGQWKPIRILYAAFFFGLMKTLASAYSGIPILSNLPISNSVYKMIPYITTIIVLAFTSKNSQAPKASGLPYDKSVR; encoded by the coding sequence ATGGAAACAATTTATTTTTTAGTTCAACAAACAATGTTATTTTCAATTCCTCTTTTGCTTGTCGCTTTGGGCGGCATGTTTTCAGAAAGAAGCGGAGTGGTTAATATAGCTTTAGAAGGAATAATGATTATCGGAGCTTTTACGGGAATATTTTTTATAAGCAGATTCGGAAATTTATTTTCGCCAACAATTACTTTATTTATAGCTATAATAATTTCGGCTTTGTCTGGTTTAATATTTTCTTTGCTTCATGCTTACGCTTCTATTAATATGAGCGCCGACCAAGTTATAAGCGGAACGGCTTTAAATATATTCGCCCCCGCTTTTGCAATATATGTTACGAGAGCGATTCAAGTAGTTCAGCAAATATCTTTTGTAAATAATTTTAGAATAGAATCCGTTCCAATTTTAGGAAATATTCCGATTATAGGAAATTTATTATTTAAAAACGCTTATATAACGACTTATTTGGGATTTATAATTTTAGCTTTATCATGGTTTGCGCTTTATAAAACTAGATTTGGTTTAAGATTAAGAAGTTGCGGAGAGCATCCTCAAGCCGCCGATTCTGTCGGAATTAATGTTTATAAAATGCGTTATTTTGGAGTTGCAATTTCTGGAGCTTTGGCTGGAATTGGAGGTTTGGTATTCGTTATTCCAACTTCGACAAATTTTAATGCTACGGTTGCAGGATACGGATTTTTAGCTTTGGCGGTTTTAATATTCGGGCAGTGGAAACCAATAAGAATACTTTATGCAGCTTTCTTTTTCGGATTAATGAAAACTTTAGCGTCAGCATATTCGGGAATTCCTATACTTTCAAATTTGCCGATATCAAATAGCGTTTATAAAATGATTCCTTATATAACGACTATAATAGTTTTGGCTTTTACTTCAAAAAACTCTCAAGCTCCGAAAGCTTCGGGTTTGCCTTATGATAAAAGCGTAAGATAG
- a CDS encoding flagellar basal body-associated FliL family protein → MADEENLDLEEGEEEEQAEAKPKKKFSISPMIIKILMIIAALLVVILISGLIAYFVSKGVGKASGVQGGISDDMIKQPPPTYFPITPDFNANTADMDVTRYFKVSIVLTYTANAKQLAVELPERVYMIKDRIYALISSYTYDQLRTNEGREQLKADIKREINSMLRNGQIDDVLFVDLILS, encoded by the coding sequence ATGGCAGACGAAGAAAATTTAGATTTAGAAGAAGGCGAAGAAGAGGAACAAGCCGAAGCCAAACCTAAGAAAAAATTTAGCATAAGTCCTATGATTATTAAAATACTTATGATTATTGCTGCTTTATTAGTTGTTATTTTAATTTCTGGACTTATAGCTTACTTTGTATCAAAAGGCGTGGGAAAAGCCTCTGGAGTTCAAGGCGGAATTTCGGACGATATGATAAAACAACCGCCTCCAACTTATTTCCCTATAACTCCAGATTTCAACGCTAATACGGCGGATATGGATGTTACAAGATATTTTAAAGTGAGCATAGTTTTAACTTATACGGCTAACGCTAAACAATTAGCTGTTGAGCTTCCTGAAAGAGTTTATATGATAAAAGACAGAATATACGCGCTCATTAGTTCTTATACTTACGACCAATTAAGAACTAACGAAGGAAGGGAGCAGTTAAAAGCGGATATTAAAAGAGAAATAAACAGTATGCTTAGAAACGGTCAAATAGACGATGTATTGTTTGTAGACCTTATATTAAGTTAA
- a CDS encoding double-cubane-cluster-containing anaerobic reductase, which yields MSNKLPDVFESFNDARKKGFLTMKEEKDKGRKVVGTFCTYTPRELIYAADAMSVSLCSTSDETVPDAEKVLPKNLCPLVKSSYGFAITDKCPYMYFSDIIIGETTCDAKKKMYELLGEIKDTYVMQLPHSKNNFSMALWKNELVELIKKLEEKFGVKITEDKIKEAIKLCNKERKAMKEFFNLAKLNPSPIKGTDMHEALYSSNFKFDRELYINEIKSLTNSLKEKYDSGETPFKKGTPRILITGCPTGGLVDKIVKQLEEAGSSVVCFENCVGTKNFEMLVDENKEPIDAIAERYLNIPCSIMTPNDGRMDRIKEYIKDYSVDGVVDVTLTACHTYAIETKKVRRAVEGCGKSYLAIETNYSNSDSGQLKTRLEAFVEML from the coding sequence ATGTCTAACAAATTGCCAGATGTTTTTGAATCTTTTAACGACGCGCGTAAAAAAGGTTTTCTTACTATGAAAGAAGAAAAAGATAAAGGAAGAAAAGTCGTAGGAACTTTTTGCACATACACTCCGAGAGAGTTAATATATGCGGCGGATGCCATGTCGGTGTCTCTATGTTCTACAAGCGATGAAACCGTTCCAGATGCAGAAAAAGTATTGCCAAAAAATTTATGTCCTTTGGTAAAATCAAGCTACGGTTTTGCAATAACCGATAAATGCCCTTACATGTATTTTTCGGATATTATAATCGGCGAGACTACATGTGACGCTAAAAAGAAAATGTATGAACTCTTGGGAGAGATAAAAGACACTTATGTTATGCAGCTTCCTCATTCTAAAAATAATTTTTCTATGGCACTTTGGAAAAACGAACTTGTCGAGCTAATAAAAAAATTAGAAGAAAAGTTTGGTGTTAAGATAACGGAAGATAAAATAAAAGAAGCGATTAAATTATGCAATAAAGAGAGAAAAGCGATGAAAGAATTCTTTAATTTGGCTAAACTTAATCCTTCGCCAATAAAGGGAACGGATATGCATGAAGCTTTGTATTCTTCCAACTTCAAGTTTGACAGAGAGCTTTATATAAACGAAATAAAATCTTTGACTAATTCGCTTAAAGAAAAATACGATAGCGGAGAGACTCCGTTTAAAAAAGGAACGCCAAGAATACTTATAACGGGATGTCCTACAGGAGGGCTTGTCGATAAAATTGTAAAACAGCTTGAAGAGGCGGGAAGTTCTGTAGTTTGTTTTGAAAATTGCGTTGGAACTAAAAATTTTGAAATGCTTGTGGACGAAAATAAAGAGCCTATAGACGCTATAGCCGAAAGATATTTAAATATTCCATGTTCTATAATGACGCCAAATGACGGTAGAATGGATAGAATAAAAGAATATATAAAAGATTATAGCGTAGACGGAGTAGTCGATGTCACTCTTACCGCTTGCCATACTTATGCTATAGAAACCAAAAAAGTTAGAAGAGCGGTTGAAGGATGTGGAAAATCTTATTTGGCTATAGAAACTAATTATTCAAATAGCGATTCGGGACAACTTAAAACGAGACTTGAAGCCTTTGTAGAGATGCTATGA
- a CDS encoding aminotransferase class V-fold PLP-dependent enzyme has translation MIYFDNAATTLKKPKEVAVAVYEAINNFSNASRGSYELSLNSERIILSARERLKKLFNADSPNCIAFTNNSTEALNIAIKGLINKNDHIITTSFEHNSVLRPIYEMENIGTEVTIIKADKRGIINYNEIENNIKENTKAIICAHASNVIGNILDISLIGKIAKKYKLIFILDASQTAGCVPIDIKNNFIDVLCFTGHKGLMGPQGTGGLCVRKDLYIKPLKTGGTGIKSYSKTHPKDMPTRLEAGTLNGHGIAGLNAALEFIENETIEKIMKHDRELSRYFYDSIKNIENIKFYGDYKTDNRVSIVALNIGEIDSSKISDILSNDYNIATRPGAHCAPLMHEALGTVNQGIARFSFSYFNTFEEIDKGIEAIKEISSKFKK, from the coding sequence ATGATTTATTTTGATAACGCCGCTACGACTTTAAAAAAGCCTAAAGAAGTAGCCGTAGCGGTATATGAAGCTATTAATAATTTTTCAAATGCATCGAGAGGCTCTTATGAATTGTCTCTAAATTCCGAAAGAATTATTTTATCGGCAAGAGAGAGATTAAAAAAGCTATTCAATGCGGATTCTCCAAATTGTATAGCTTTCACAAATAATTCTACAGAAGCTCTTAATATTGCCATAAAAGGTTTGATTAATAAAAACGACCATATTATAACTACTTCTTTTGAACATAATAGCGTATTAAGACCCATTTACGAAATGGAAAATATAGGAACTGAAGTTACAATTATTAAAGCCGATAAAAGAGGAATCATAAATTATAATGAAATAGAAAATAATATTAAAGAAAATACAAAAGCGATTATTTGCGCGCATGCCTCGAATGTTATCGGAAATATTTTGGATATTTCTTTAATAGGAAAAATCGCTAAAAAATATAAATTGATTTTTATATTGGACGCTTCTCAAACCGCGGGATGCGTTCCGATAGACATTAAAAATAATTTTATAGATGTTTTATGTTTTACGGGACATAAAGGATTAATGGGACCTCAAGGAACTGGAGGATTATGCGTTAGAAAAGATTTGTATATAAAGCCTTTGAAAACGGGAGGAACGGGAATTAAAAGCTATTCAAAAACTCATCCTAAAGATATGCCTACGAGGCTTGAAGCTGGGACATTAAATGGACATGGAATAGCTGGATTAAACGCCGCTTTAGAGTTTATAGAAAATGAAACCATAGAAAAAATAATGAAGCATGACAGAGAATTGAGCCGTTATTTTTATGACTCTATTAAAAATATTGAGAATATAAAATTTTACGGAGATTATAAAACAGACAATAGGGTGTCGATAGTCGCTTTAAATATAGGCGAAATAGATTCTTCAAAAATATCCGATATTCTATCAAACGATTATAATATTGCCACGAGACCAGGGGCTCATTGCGCTCCTTTAATGCATGAAGCTTTAGGGACGGTAAATCAAGGAATAGCGAGATTTAGTTTTTCTTATTTTAATACTTTTGAGGAAATCGACAAAGGAATAGAGGCTATAAAAGAAATAAGCTCTAAATTTAAAAAATAG